A stretch of the Desulfatiglans anilini DSM 4660 genome encodes the following:
- a CDS encoding transposase: MTKIQSWEVSDAFWERVKPLVPAPERDPQKSYKRKIGGGRKPMPPRQIFEAIMYVLRTGCQWKALPKERFGSPSAIHTHFM; the protein is encoded by the coding sequence ATGACAAAAATTCAGTCGTGGGAAGTATCCGATGCCTTTTGGGAAAGGGTTAAGCCCCTTGTGCCGGCGCCCGAGCGGGATCCACAAAAATCTTACAAGCGCAAAATCGGCGGGGGAAGAAAGCCGATGCCCCCCCGGCAGATTTTTGAAGCCATCATGTACGTGCTCAGAACCGGCTGTCAGTGGAAAGCGCTTCCCAAAGAACGTTTCGGAAGTCCCAGCGCGATCCACACCCATTTCATGCA